In Flavobacteriales bacterium, the DNA window ACAAATTAAGATTGGAACACTCCTTGCCTTCCCATATATGCTGGTTAAACGACCAATTACAGACGAATAGTATACGTCTTGTAAATATCCATTACCAGAAGTGCATAGAATAATAATTTAGAATTAAGCATGTAATACTTTGTTAACAGGGTAAATAACAAAAAGTGTACTATTTCAGGCTTCTATCGATATTAAATTTAATTAAGTTTGCCCTTGGAATAACAACTGTCATTTGAAAAATAAGATCCCAAACCTTATAACTCTTGCCAATCTCTTTTGTGGCTGCATTGGAATTGTATTTGCATTTCAAAACGATTTAGAATATTGTGCAGCAATGATTGGCCTTGCCGCTGTCTTTGACTTTTTTGATGGGGCTTCTTCTAGACTGTTAAAAGTGAGTTCGAAAATGGGGAAAGAATTAGATTCCTTATCTGATTTAGTAAGTTTCGGTGTTTTACCCTCTATGATAATGTACCGGCTACTAGAAATTTCGTTAACCGGATCTGCCGTATTCGTGGTATTTATTATAGCCTGTGCTTCTTCTTATCGACTTGCAAAATTCAATCTTGATGAGCGTCAAACAACCTCGTTTATTGGTTTACCGACACCAGCTAATGCTATACTTATTGGTTCTTTCCCATTAATTCTAAATGCAGACATTGAATATATCAATCAAATACTTCTAAGCCCATATTTCTTAATATCTATAACGCTATTGCTGTCTTTTCTATTGATATGCGAATTACCTTTGTTTTCATTAAAGTTCAACAACTTTAAATGGGAAGGAAATAAAGTGAGATACCTTTTCTTGATATTATCGTCAGGGATGTTTATCACTTTATATGTTGTTGCTAATCAATTCTTGGCAATTCCATTAATAATAATGTTGTACGTATTAATGTCTTTAATAAATAATTATACAAGGAATGAAATTTAGTGCTGAAATAGATATAATGCCTTTAAAAGCATTATTGGATCCACAGGGAAAAGCTGTTGAATCATCGTTAAAAAACATTGATTTAGGAGGCTTAAGTCAAGTTAGGATTGGCAAACATATTTCTACAGAAATAGAAGCTAACAGTGAGGAAGCGGCGAAAGAAATGGCCGAATCTGCTTGCAAAAAACTTCTTGCTAATGAAATAATGGAGAGTTTTACGATCGTGATTAAAACGATCTAAATTCCCTTATCTCAATTTAAAATTTTCTCCTAGATATACTTTCCGAACTTGTTCATCTTTGGACAATTCTTCGGCAGTACCTGCTTTCAGAATTTTACCTTCGAACAATAGATATGCTCTATCTGTAATTGAAAGGGTTTCGTGCACATTGTGATCAGTAATTAAAACACCAATGTTATTCTCTTTCAATCTATTTATTATTGATTGAATATCCTCAATCGCTATAGGGTCTACGCCTGCAAATGGCTCATCTAATAATAGAAAACTAGGATCATTGGCTAAGGCTCTAGCAATCTCACATCTCCTCCTCTCTCCTCCCGACAAAAGGTCTCCTCTATTCTTACGTACGTGATTCAAACCGAACTCGTCCAAAAGTTTTTCTAATTTATGGCTTTGCTCTTTCTTAGATAGCTTAGTCATCTCTAAGATAATCTTGATGTTATCCTCAATACTTAACTTTCTGAAAACGGATGG includes these proteins:
- the lptB gene encoding LPS export ABC transporter ATP-binding protein, with product MKLFTQNLVKSYKGRVVVNEVSIEVNQGEIVGLLGPNGAGKTTTFYMMVGLIKPEEGTIYLDEKDITSYAMYKRSQIGVGYLAQEPSVFRKLSIEDNIKIILEMTKLSKKEQSHKLEKLLDEFGLNHVRKNRGDLLSGGERRRCEIARALANDPSFLLLDEPFAGVDPIAIEDIQSIINRLKENNIGVLITDHNVHETLSITDRAYLLFEGKILKAGTAEELSKDEQVRKVYLGENFKLR
- the pssA gene encoding CDP-diacylglycerol--serine O-phosphatidyltransferase, which codes for MKNKIPNLITLANLFCGCIGIVFAFQNDLEYCAAMIGLAAVFDFFDGASSRLLKVSSKMGKELDSLSDLVSFGVLPSMIMYRLLEISLTGSAVFVVFIIACASSYRLAKFNLDERQTTSFIGLPTPANAILIGSFPLILNADIEYINQILLSPYFLISITLLLSFLLICELPLFSLKFNNFKWEGNKVRYLFLILSSGMFITLYVVANQFLAIPLIIMLYVLMSLINNYTRNEI
- the purS gene encoding phosphoribosylformylglycinamidine synthase subunit PurS, whose product is MKFSAEIDIMPLKALLDPQGKAVESSLKNIDLGGLSQVRIGKHISTEIEANSEEAAKEMAESACKKLLANEIMESFTIVIKTI